Proteins encoded by one window of Bdellovibrionota bacterium:
- a CDS encoding XRE family transcriptional regulator: MKNGKRKNEEFHGVEFRTTGSAYEALGFSPEEAAVLEVKNILWHSIRQRITEKKLSTKQLCEVLDAQPSQVSDLRTRKVNKMSLDKLVIYARKLGLVLDLQTRVAEGLRGRAA, from the coding sequence ATGAAAAACGGGAAACGAAAAAACGAGGAATTCCATGGGGTCGAATTCAGGACCACGGGCAGTGCCTATGAAGCTCTCGGCTTTTCCCCGGAAGAAGCGGCCGTTCTCGAAGTGAAAAATATTCTCTGGCATTCGATTCGTCAGAGAATCACGGAGAAGAAACTGTCCACGAAGCAATTATGCGAAGTATTGGACGCGCAACCCTCGCAGGTGAGCGACCTGCGAACGCGAAAGGTCAACAAGATGTCCCTGGATAAGCTTGTTATCTACGCGCGGAAGCTGGGCCTCGTGCTCGATCTTCAGACGCGAGTCGCGGAGGGACTGAGGGGGCGGGCCGCTTGA